From the genome of Argentina anserina chromosome 4, drPotAnse1.1, whole genome shotgun sequence, one region includes:
- the LOC126792007 gene encoding LOW QUALITY PROTEIN: uncharacterized protein LOC126792007 (The sequence of the model RefSeq protein was modified relative to this genomic sequence to represent the inferred CDS: substituted 1 base at 1 genomic stop codon): MEGIEHKTINVNGINMHVADKGQGHVVLFIHGFPELXYSWRHQIQALAALGYRAVAPDLRGYGDTDAPPDASSYTYFHVVGDLVALLLDVVASDQEKVFVVGHDWGALIAWYLCLFRPDRVKALVNLSVAFNPRNPQRKPIETLQAVYGDDYYMCRFQEPGEIEADFAQIGTERVMKEFLTYRHPGPLFLPKGKGFGHPLDAPIALSSWLFEDDVNYYVGKFQKKGFTGGINYYRNINRNWELTAPWTGAQIKVPVKYIVGDQDLVYNYGGAKDFIHKGGFKESVPFLEDVVVMEGVAHFINEERPNEISEHIHNFFKKFW, encoded by the exons ATGGAAGGAATAGAACACAAAACGATCAATGTCAACGGGATCAACATGCACGTAGCCGACAAAGGCCAAGGCCATGTGGTCCTCTTCATCCACGGCTTCCCGGAGCTCTGATACTCCTGGAGGCACCAAATCCAAGCCTTGGCCGCGCTCGGATACCGAGCAGTGGCTCCCGACCTCCGTGGCTACGGCGACACGGACGCGCCACCCGACGCGTCAAGCTACACGTACTTCCACGTGGTAGGCGATCTGGTGGCATTGTTG ttggacGTAGTAGCATCGGATCAGGAGAAGGTGTTCGTGGTCGGGCACGACTGGGGTGCGCTCATTGCTTGGTATCTCTGCCTATTTCGGCCGGACCGGGTTAAGGCTCTGGTCAACTTGAGCGTGGCGTTCAATCCTAGGAATCCTCAGCGGAAGCCTATTGAAACCTTGCAAGCTGTTTATGGAGATGATTATTACATGTGTAGATTTCAg GAACCAGGAGAGATTGAAGCTGATTTTGCCCAGATTGGTACCGAAAGAGTTATGAAAGAATTCCTAACATATCGCCACCCTGGTCCACTTTTCCTGCCTAAAGGTAAAGGCTTTGGACATCCTTTAGATGCTCCAATTGCGTTGTCAAGTTGGTTATTTGAGGATGATGTTAACTACTATGTTGgcaaatttcagaagaagggATTTACTGGTGGCATAAACTACTACCGGAACATTAACCG AAACTGGGAATTAACTGCACCCTGGACAGGGGCTCAAATAAAAGTTCCAGTTAAGTACATTGTTGGAGACCAAGACCTAGTTTATAACTATGGAGGCGCCAAGGATTTCATACACAAAGGTGGGTTTAAGGAAAGTGTGCCGTTTCTGGAAGACGTAGTCGTAATGGAAGGAGTTGCTCATTTTATCAACGAAGAAAGGCCTAATGAAATTAGTGAACACATCCATAACTTCTTCAAGAAATTCTGGTGA